The DNA segment CCTGCTGAAGCAGATCCGCCCGGGGGAGGACGTCCTCGACGTGGGATGCGGAACCGGACGGTTCACCGTCCCGATGGCGGCCGCGGGAGCGCGGGTGAGCGGGCTGGACATCTCCGCCCCCATGCTGGACGTGGCGCGGCGCAAGCTGGAGGCCGAGAACGTCACGGCCGACCTGCGGGAGGGGGACATGGCGAGGATGCCGTTCCCCGACGCGTCGTTCGACACGGTCAGCAGCATGCTGGCGCTGATGCACCTGCCGCTTGAGGACCGCCCCGCGGTGTTCGCCGAGATCCAGCGGGTGCTGCGGCCCGGCGGAAGGATGCTGCTGGGCGTGAAGAACTCCCTCTTCGAGCAGCTCTTCAAGGGCGACCGGTTCGCCTCGGTGGACGTCACCGACGTCGAGGACAAGCAGCTGCGGTTCACCGGGACCCGCAGCGGCGAGGAGTACACCGCGCCCTGGTACAGCTTCAGCCCGCACGAGCTGGAGACCCTGTTCGCCCGGGAGGGCATGCGGGTGACGCAGATGCGGGGCAACTCGCCGATCGCCGTGTGGCTGGCCGACGAGGTGCTGCGCGACCCGGGCATCGCCTCGCTGGTCACCCGCGCTGAGCGGCTGCTGGGCACGGTGCCGCCGTTCAATCACTTCGGGTACCACCTGCTGGTCGAGGCGGTGAAACCGCGCGTCTGAGACGACGCCGCCCACGCGTGACGGGAGCCCCGGGGCAGGGGCCGGGAGAGTTCGGCCCCTCGCCCCGGGGCTCCCACGTGTGCGGGCGCGGCGGACGCTCGTCCGGGCCCTGGGTCCCGTTCCGGCAATCGGGCCCTCCAAGCGGAAGCGATCGGACCGTCCGTCTCGTACTGGCGATTGGACGGTCCGTCTCGTACTGGCGATCGGGCCGCCCTCCCGTACCGGCGATCTGATTATGGGGTTTTCGTTCCCGCCGTCCGGGGGTATGCAGAGTGCATGGGTGCTTCGACGACCGGTTCATCCACGCCTGCCACACCCCCCACGCCCGCCACGCCTGCCGAGCTGAGAACGTCCAACCTGCTGGGTGCGGCCTCCCTGGCGCTGAGCGACCTCCTGCTGAGCGGGGTCACCGCCGCGACGCAGACCAGCCGCAGCGGTGCCGCCGCCCTCGTCGTCCTCGCCGGCGCACCCGGCGTGAGCGTCACCGAGCTCGGCCGCCGTATCCAGCTCAGCCAGTCCGCGGCCACGCGCATGGTCGAGAACCTCGAAAAGCAGGGTCTGGTCTCCCGGAAGAGCTCGTGGGCGAACTGGGTCGGCCTTCACCTCACCGAGCTCGGAACGCGCGCGGCCCAGGAACTGCTGGGTGCCCGCCGTCAGGCGCTCGCCAC comes from the Streptomyces sp. TS71-3 genome and includes:
- a CDS encoding class I SAM-dependent methyltransferase — translated: MTLSPQRAAHDGRSTATITPPPDEQKDTVRSVYQRVAEEYDERIPGAGPSDDMFTEAERDFLLKQIRPGEDVLDVGCGTGRFTVPMAAAGARVSGLDISAPMLDVARRKLEAENVTADLREGDMARMPFPDASFDTVSSMLALMHLPLEDRPAVFAEIQRVLRPGGRMLLGVKNSLFEQLFKGDRFASVDVTDVEDKQLRFTGTRSGEEYTAPWYSFSPHELETLFAREGMRVTQMRGNSPIAVWLADEVLRDPGIASLVTRAERLLGTVPPFNHFGYHLLVEAVKPRV
- a CDS encoding MarR family winged helix-turn-helix transcriptional regulator, translated to MGASTTGSSTPATPPTPATPAELRTSNLLGAASLALSDLLLSGVTAATQTSRSGAAALVVLAGAPGVSVTELGRRIQLSQSAATRMVENLEKQGLVSRKSSWANWVGLHLTELGTRAAQELLGARRQALATAVSTLDEDEQRQLDTLLGKLLAELCHEPGDADRLCRLCDRLACVAQDAVCPVGEADRRLHGPSDGGTTGRDGGTAGTDGAASGQRPAARSGARRPAARGPDSTGRPKGPPHAG